From Juglans regia cultivar Chandler chromosome 6, Walnut 2.0, whole genome shotgun sequence, the proteins below share one genomic window:
- the LOC109020611 gene encoding wall-associated receptor kinase 2-like — MALHRKLSEQLVVLLHLIIGVQLVLAAPQPNDPSCNRICGSVNIPYPFGTSEGCYLDKSFLIKCNNSFQPPKPFLAVDNIEVLNISTDDGELRVSNLVFRSCEWWPVYDNQPSLRRISALLSLSNFSISLEKNSIFAVGCNFFAYISGWQGQHYTFMSGCTSVCGKSTGLVNGSCSGLGCCHSAIPENATKYNLTVQSIYTNGSSRTSGQSCGLGFIGETQAYTFSTLDFENLMNRETVPLLLDWAIANKKCEDAQKNWSSYLCKAANSNCSEPNALGYICKCPEGYQGNPYILDGKDGSCQDIDECKDHPNPCNANATCINTNGSYQCTCLEGYKGDGRMPPGTGCSKKPGQSKIIINIALGISISLLILLVGTLWVYWVMQRRKLIKLKEKFFQQNGGLILQRQLLNHKEYVESAKIFSAKELGKATNNYDKSRVLGQGGFGTVYKGILSDDKVVAIKKSNVVDQSQIEQFINEVVVLTKINHKNVVKLLGCCLETEVPLLVYEFITNGTLFDHIHDKNLSSSLSWEKRLKVASETAGALAYIHFETSMSIIHRDVKTTNILMDDNHTAKVSDFGASRLVPLDHTRLTTVVQGTLGYLDPKYFHTSQLTEKSDVYSFGVVIAELLTGEKALSMDRPEAERNLAMYFVTAMKEDRLLQIIDDRILIEGNIEEIKEVANIAKKCLKVRGEDRPSMKQVTKELEGLRLLEKHSLKKVDSNIQQITKHLPYASTHALGIDVDVGSSSMSTIVADDSMKNQILKPTDNDAR, encoded by the exons ATGGCTTTGCATCGAAAGCTTTCGGAACAACTAGTAGTGCTGCTACATCTAATTATTGGGGTCCAGCTAGTTTTAGCAGCGCCTCAACCCAATGATCCGAGCTGCAACCGCATATGCGGATCTGTTAATATCCCCTACCCATTTGGTACAAGCGAGGGCTGCTACCTTGATAAATCTTTTCTCATCAAATGTAACAACTCTTTCCAGCCCCCAAAACCATTTCTGGCCGTTGATAATATAGAAGTCCTCAACATCTCTACTGATGATGGTGAACTACGAGTCTCAAACTTGGTATTCCGTAGTTGCGAATGGTGGCCAGTGTATGATAATCAGCCTAGTCTACGCCGCATCTCTGCCTTGCTCAGCTTGTCGAATTTTAGTATCTCACTTGAGAAGAACAGTATCTTTGCCGTCGGTTGTAACTTTTTCGCCTACATAAGTGGCTGGCAGGGACAACATTATACGTTCATGTCTGGATGCACATCAGTTTGTGGCAAAAGTACCGGTTTGGTTAACGGCTCTTGCTCTGGCCTTGGCTGTTGCCATTCAGCTATCCCAGAAAACGCAACGAAATATAATTTGACCGTTCAGAGCATTTACACTAATGGATCCAGCAGAACCTCGGGGCAATCATGTGGTTTAGGTTTTATAGGGGAAACACAGGCATACACCTTTTCCAccttagattttgaaaatttaatgaACAGGGAGACTGTACCCCTGTTGCTTGATTGGGCAATTGCAAATAAGAAGTGCGAAGATGCTCAGAAAAATTGGTCAAGCTATTTATGCAAAGCAGCGAATAGTAATTGTTCGGAACCCAACGCTCTTGGGTATATTTGCAAGTGCCCCGAAGGTTATCAAGGGAACCCATACATTCTTGATGGAAAAGATGGTAGTTGCCAAG ATATTGATGAGTGCAAAGATCATCCGAATCCCTGCAATGCTAATGCAACATGTATCAACACTAACGGGAGCTACCAATGTACTTGTCTCGAGGGATATAAAGGCGACGGGAGGATGCCGCCTGGTACAGGTTGCAGTAAAAAACCCGGTCAATCCAAGATCATCATTAATATTGCCTTAG GCATCAGCATAAGCCTCTTGATCCTGCTTGTGGGAACTTTGTGGGTATATTGGGTAATGCAAAGAAGAAAGCTCATAAAACTGAAAGAGAAGTTCTTCCAACAAAATGGTGGCTTAATCTTACAACGACAACTCTTGAATCACAAAGAATATGTTGAGTCAGCCAAAATCTTTAGCGCAAAAGAGCTTGGAAAGGCCACTAACAACTATGATAAAAGTAGAGTCCTTGGCCAAGGAGGCTTTGGAACTGTTTATAAAGGAATTTTATCAGATGACAAAGTGGTGGCCATTAAGAAGTCCAATGTTGTTGATCAGAGCCAGATTGAGCAATTTATAAATGAGGTGGTTGTTCTTACTAAAATTAATCATAAGAATGTGGTTAAGTTATTAGGTTGTTGTCTTGAGACCGAAGTACCCTTACTTGTATATGAGTTCATCACGAACGGAACACTTTTTGAccatattcatgataaaaacttatcatcctcactctcatgGGAAAAACGTTTGAAGGTAGCATCGGAAACTGCAGGAGCCCTAGCATACATACATTTCGAGACTTCTATGTCTATTATACATAGAGATGTGAAAACTACAAATATACTTATGGATGATAACCACACAGCAAAAGTGTCTGACTTTGGAGCTTCCAGATTGGTTCCTCTTGACCACACACGATTAACAACCGTGGTGCAGGGAACTTTGGGATACTTGGACCCAAAATACTTCCATACTAGCCAACTAACTGAAAAAAGTGACGTCTATAGTTTTGGTGTTGTTATTGCAGAGCTACTGACAGGTGAAAAGGCACTTTCCATGGATAGGCCCGAAGCTGAAAGAAATCTAGCAATGTATTTTGTTACTGCAATGAAAGAGGATCGCCTACTTCAGATTATTGATGATCGCATTCTTATAGAAGGTAATATTGAGGAAATAAAGGAAGTTGCTAATATAGCAAAAAAGTGCTTAAAGGTAAGAGGGGAGGATAGGCCTAGCATGAAGCAAGTAACAAAGGAGCTGGAGGGATTAAGACTTTTGGAAAAACACTCGTTGAAAAAGGTTGATTCCAATATACAACAGATCACTAAGCATTTGCCCTATGCATCTACACATGCTTTGGGAATTGATGTTGACGTCGGCAGCTCTTCTATGAGTACCATTGTTGCAGATGATAGCATGAAAAATCAAATACTGAAACCAACAGATAATGATGCTAGATAA